A genomic window from Flavobacterium johnsoniae includes:
- a CDS encoding polysaccharide deacetylase family protein, with protein sequence MKNLFSKKIAAILLVAVIALIVVFKMYSEEKTPLKPIKKTYPPGVVFTFDDDYIDDWYNAEKLLRPLGWKATFFVCWYGSLTRDQKDKLHYLQDMGHDIAGHGYNHLNALKYSKEFGIQKYIEDDIIPLKAAMKKDGFNIHSFAYPDGARDAELDKELLKHFDIIRGTTYDEIPAPQQYCYYEGNRLVYGLGIDDDYKQFNIPYYKTLLDYAKAHDKIVIFYGHKTVENADEKIETPLYALEELCKYTKEKGLKFYTIDDLSKL encoded by the coding sequence ATGAAGAATTTATTTTCTAAAAAAATAGCAGCAATTTTACTTGTAGCTGTTATTGCATTGATTGTGGTTTTTAAAATGTATTCTGAAGAAAAAACTCCTTTAAAACCAATAAAAAAAACTTATCCGCCGGGAGTTGTTTTTACTTTTGACGACGATTATATCGATGATTGGTACAATGCCGAAAAATTATTGCGTCCGCTTGGTTGGAAAGCAACCTTTTTTGTTTGCTGGTACGGAAGTTTAACCAGAGATCAAAAAGACAAATTGCATTATTTGCAAGATATGGGACATGATATTGCTGGACATGGCTATAATCATTTAAATGCATTGAAATATTCAAAAGAGTTTGGAATACAGAAATATATTGAAGATGATATAATTCCTTTGAAAGCGGCAATGAAAAAAGATGGTTTCAACATTCATTCTTTTGCGTATCCTGATGGCGCACGCGATGCCGAATTAGACAAAGAATTATTGAAACATTTTGATATAATAAGAGGCACAACTTATGATGAAATTCCTGCTCCACAACAATATTGTTATTACGAAGGAAATCGCTTAGTTTACGGATTAGGAATTGATGATGATTACAAACAATTCAATATTCCGTATTATAAAACTTTATTGGATTATGCCAAAGCGCATGATAAAATCGTGATTTTTTACGGTCATAAAACGGTTGAAAATGCAGACGAAAAAATCGAAACGCCTCTTTATGCTTTAGAAGAACTTTGCAAATACACCAAAGAAAAAGGGTTGAAATTTTATACTATTGACGATCTTTCTAAATTGTAA
- a CDS encoding cytochrome-c peroxidase codes for MKKIFVFIAMLSLLTSCNNDDADMIAIDNPEIVLNIPKGFPEINSFASLNKPTKYGAELGEKLFSDKRFSADNTISCASCHIQANAFADHNAQAIGIQDRVGLRNAPSLQNLLFLKFYNWDGSKLQLETQPLVPIITHEEMDSSILEVIGKIKDDADYKVLFRKAFGDSEINPDRIYKSIAQFEYTLISSNSKYDKVKRNEGETFTESELEGYKTFQQKCASCHSGELFTDQSFRNIGFPLNKDTNEAGRGRVTGIASDFMSFRVPSLRNIEYTAPYGSFGQFADLKSVLDYFDKGVLDSDNLDPIFKNNGKRIPLSETEKTNLIAFMKTLSDKQFVGK; via the coding sequence ATGAAAAAAATATTTGTTTTTATAGCAATGCTTTCATTATTAACATCTTGTAATAATGATGATGCCGATATGATTGCTATTGATAATCCTGAAATTGTTTTAAATATTCCAAAAGGTTTTCCAGAGATAAATAGTTTTGCGAGTTTGAACAAACCAACAAAATACGGTGCAGAATTGGGAGAAAAGCTTTTTTCGGATAAAAGATTCAGTGCAGATAATACGATTTCATGCGCAAGTTGTCATATTCAGGCAAATGCGTTTGCAGATCATAATGCGCAAGCAATTGGAATTCAGGATAGAGTGGGACTTCGTAATGCGCCGTCGCTTCAGAATTTATTGTTTCTAAAATTTTACAATTGGGATGGAAGCAAACTGCAATTGGAAACACAGCCGTTAGTTCCTATTATTACTCACGAAGAAATGGATTCTTCTATTTTGGAAGTTATTGGTAAAATTAAAGATGATGCTGATTATAAAGTTTTGTTTAGAAAAGCTTTTGGCGATTCAGAAATTAATCCAGACAGAATCTATAAAAGCATTGCACAATTTGAATATACCTTGATTTCTTCGAATAGTAAATATGATAAAGTAAAACGAAATGAAGGCGAAACTTTTACGGAAAGCGAATTAGAAGGCTATAAAACCTTTCAGCAGAAATGTGCAAGCTGTCATTCGGGCGAATTGTTTACCGATCAGAGTTTTAGAAATATTGGTTTTCCTTTAAATAAAGATACAAATGAAGCGGGACGTGGTCGCGTTACAGGAATTGCTTCTGATTTTATGAGTTTTCGTGTTCCAAGTTTGCGAAATATAGAATATACAGCTCCTTATGGCAGTTTTGGACAGTTTGCTGACTTAAAATCTGTTTTGGATTATTTTGATAAAGGAGTTTTAGATTCAGATAATTTAGATCCGATTTTTAAGAATAATGGTAAGAGAATTCCGCTATCAGAGACGGAAAAAACGAATCTAATTGCCTTTATGAAAACGCTGAGTGATAAACAGTTTGTTGGAAAGTAA
- a CDS encoding hydrolase translates to MLKQENTGLILIDVQGKLARTVNESEKLALNLEKLIRGCQLLSIPIIWAEQNPKGLGATIPQLEKLLALQKPIEKYSFNALDNETFQKTVLDSGKTQWLICGIEAHICVYQTAIGFLEHNFEVEIVTDCVSSRAKESIQIALQKLQNKGAGLTTIEMCLYELVRDSRREIFKEILTLIK, encoded by the coding sequence ATGCTAAAGCAAGAAAACACCGGATTGATTTTAATTGACGTTCAAGGAAAACTGGCTCGCACTGTAAACGAAAGTGAAAAATTAGCCTTAAATCTAGAAAAATTAATTCGTGGTTGTCAACTTCTTTCAATTCCGATAATCTGGGCAGAACAAAATCCGAAAGGACTCGGGGCAACGATTCCGCAATTAGAGAAATTATTAGCTCTTCAAAAACCAATTGAAAAATATAGTTTCAATGCTTTGGATAATGAAACTTTTCAGAAAACGGTTTTAGATTCTGGTAAAACGCAATGGCTAATATGTGGCATAGAAGCACATATTTGTGTATATCAAACTGCTATAGGATTTTTAGAACATAATTTTGAAGTAGAAATTGTAACAGATTGTGTTTCTTCAAGAGCAAAAGAAAGTATTCAAATTGCTTTGCAAAAACTTCAAAATAAAGGAGCTGGATTAACAACTATTGAAATGTGTCTTTATGAACTTGTTAGAGACTCCAGACGAGAAATTTTTAAAGAAATTCTAACTTTAATCAAATAA
- a CDS encoding TonB-dependent receptor: protein MTKLKLLFTALMLLTAGSIFAQITTSSLSAKVNDGTTAVIDAEVTLTHLPTNAVYRATTDKQGRFSFENLNAGGPYELEIKSKDTKDYSNAQIHLALGDNDLPTIVVGKADNNVLEEVVITSSKPSSKNNGTNINEKQVNGLPLINRGIQDVTKLVPQSSNNSFAGTNFRYNNVTIDGSINNDAIGFSPSLGGQSGTSGMPGSSTRSNSISLDAIQDIQVYIAPYDIKLGNFLGGSVNAVTRSGTNNVSGSIYSYGRSAALTGPNNAGDGSKMPKAFGDYQIGFRLGLPIVKDKLFFFTNMEYAERTDPIFYNAGQTDANGKLTSLVDNATAEQISNFVKTNYGFDPGTYGSYNNFAKSQKFFNKLDWKINDKHSISLRNNTVVSQATNLERDAANFRFSGMDFTQKNQSISTVLELKSHFNSQWSNSFIASYSAIKDYRDPKSNNIMFPQTEIGYNGGTIFLGNDREATVFNMKQNTAELTDNLTYKTGNHTLLFGTHNEFYDINYGFVNALNGRVSYKSLTDFYNKLPTRVRGTYPFDGSTRDEIFDNPYAKFKVNLYSVYAQDEIRVGSRLKVTPGVRVDYTDIPNKPKLSPQVQNSPADPNYGTTYTYTPLSQIKNNFFSTALVSPRIGFTYNVDEDKTFVIRGGSGVFTGRIPFAWLGYAYYNDGVGYGSYDKNNLTAAQVAAVGDPLATGGLNGYHDATPKVQADLVDNKFKMPAVLRNSLAFDKTVDGYKFTVEGIYTKVIRDLEFQQVNKTDNPTYFSYDTKHEMPIYAANINSAFSNAYLLSNTDKGYRYSITEMISKTYDFGFNFMVAYTYGNSRDITNGIRNSMESNFQMNQSLTPNNPQLATSNFNIKHRIVSNVGYGVKLASNNTLSANVYFNAQSGNPFSWGFVNSTIAGTGQAAGLAYIFKDAAEAAKYIGVNSAGVPSATAAQQVADYEAFINGNDYLKSRRGTFTQRNGDTTPWNIQTDLKLMDEIQVTKVGTFQISFSVANVGNLINKDWGRSYFVPNTYNSTANIGLTKSGNLGGVATGDPTYTFKAPTSTPYTVDQLASRFQGQLGVRYSF, encoded by the coding sequence ATGACAAAACTAAAACTCTTATTCACGGCTTTAATGCTTCTTACTGCGGGAAGTATTTTTGCTCAGATTACTACTTCTTCTTTGTCTGCTAAAGTCAACGATGGTACAACTGCAGTTATCGATGCCGAAGTAACCTTAACTCATTTGCCTACAAATGCTGTTTACAGAGCAACTACAGACAAACAAGGCCGATTCAGTTTCGAAAATTTAAATGCCGGCGGTCCTTACGAATTAGAAATTAAAAGTAAAGACACCAAAGATTACTCTAATGCTCAAATTCACTTAGCGCTTGGCGACAATGATTTACCAACAATTGTAGTTGGAAAAGCAGATAATAATGTTTTGGAAGAAGTTGTCATTACAAGTTCTAAACCTTCTTCTAAAAATAATGGAACAAACATCAACGAAAAACAAGTAAACGGACTTCCATTAATAAACCGCGGAATTCAAGATGTTACTAAATTGGTTCCGCAGAGTTCGAACAACTCTTTTGCTGGAACTAACTTTAGATACAACAACGTCACTATTGACGGTTCTATTAATAACGATGCGATTGGTTTTAGTCCGTCTTTAGGAGGTCAATCGGGAACTTCTGGAATGCCAGGAAGCAGTACGCGTTCTAACTCAATCAGTTTAGATGCCATTCAAGATATTCAAGTTTATATTGCTCCTTATGATATTAAATTAGGAAACTTTTTAGGAGGAAGCGTTAATGCTGTTACAAGAAGCGGAACAAATAATGTAAGCGGATCTATTTATTCTTACGGAAGAAGTGCCGCACTTACAGGTCCAAACAATGCTGGAGACGGTTCTAAAATGCCAAAAGCGTTTGGAGATTACCAAATCGGATTTAGATTAGGTTTGCCAATTGTAAAAGATAAATTGTTCTTTTTTACGAATATGGAATATGCTGAAAGAACAGATCCAATTTTCTACAATGCAGGACAAACAGATGCAAACGGAAAATTGACTTCTTTGGTTGATAATGCAACTGCTGAACAAATTTCGAACTTTGTAAAAACAAACTACGGATTTGATCCAGGAACTTACGGTTCGTACAACAATTTTGCAAAAAGCCAGAAATTCTTCAATAAATTAGATTGGAAAATCAACGATAAACATTCGATCTCTTTACGAAACAATACGGTAGTTTCTCAAGCAACAAACTTAGAGCGCGATGCAGCAAACTTCCGATTTTCAGGAATGGATTTTACTCAGAAAAACCAATCTATCAGTACGGTTTTAGAGCTTAAAAGTCATTTTAACAGCCAATGGTCGAACTCTTTTATTGCTAGTTATTCTGCTATTAAAGATTATCGTGATCCTAAATCAAATAATATTATGTTTCCTCAAACAGAAATTGGTTATAACGGAGGAACAATTTTCTTAGGAAATGATCGTGAAGCAACTGTTTTCAACATGAAACAAAATACGGCTGAACTTACAGATAATCTTACTTACAAAACAGGAAATCATACTTTATTATTTGGTACGCACAACGAATTTTACGACATTAATTACGGTTTTGTAAATGCTTTAAACGGAAGAGTTTCATACAAATCTCTTACAGATTTCTACAACAAACTTCCTACTCGTGTTCGTGGAACTTATCCGTTTGACGGTTCAACAAGAGATGAAATCTTTGATAATCCTTATGCAAAATTCAAAGTAAATCTATACAGTGTTTATGCTCAAGACGAAATTAGAGTTGGAAGCAGATTAAAAGTAACGCCTGGTGTTCGTGTAGATTATACAGACATTCCAAACAAACCAAAATTAAGTCCGCAAGTTCAAAATTCTCCAGCAGATCCAAATTACGGAACTACTTATACGTACACGCCTTTAAGTCAAATTAAAAATAATTTCTTCAGTACGGCGCTAGTTTCTCCAAGAATTGGTTTTACTTATAATGTTGATGAAGATAAAACATTTGTAATTCGCGGTGGTTCTGGAGTATTTACAGGAAGAATTCCTTTTGCTTGGTTAGGTTATGCATATTATAATGATGGTGTTGGTTACGGAAGTTACGACAAAAACAACTTAACAGCTGCTCAAGTTGCGGCTGTGGGAGATCCTTTGGCAACTGGCGGACTTAATGGCTATCATGATGCAACTCCAAAAGTACAAGCCGATTTAGTAGACAATAAATTTAAAATGCCAGCCGTTTTAAGAAATTCATTGGCTTTTGATAAAACTGTAGATGGGTATAAATTTACTGTTGAAGGTATTTACACAAAAGTAATTCGCGATTTAGAATTTCAACAAGTAAACAAAACTGATAATCCAACTTATTTTTCTTATGATACAAAGCACGAAATGCCAATTTATGCTGCTAACATAAACTCTGCTTTCTCAAATGCTTACTTATTATCAAACACAGATAAAGGATACCGTTATAGTATTACAGAAATGATTTCTAAAACATACGATTTCGGTTTCAACTTTATGGTGGCATATACTTATGGTAATTCTCGCGATATTACAAACGGAATTCGTAATTCTATGGAAAGTAACTTCCAAATGAATCAGTCATTGACACCAAATAATCCGCAATTGGCAACTTCTAACTTTAACATCAAACACAGAATTGTTTCTAATGTTGGTTACGGAGTAAAATTAGCATCAAACAATACTTTATCTGCTAATGTTTATTTTAATGCACAATCAGGAAATCCATTTTCTTGGGGATTTGTAAATTCAACAATCGCAGGAACTGGACAAGCAGCTGGATTGGCTTACATCTTTAAAGATGCTGCTGAAGCTGCAAAATATATCGGAGTAAATTCAGCAGGAGTTCCATCTGCAACGGCTGCACAGCAAGTAGCAGATTACGAAGCTTTTATTAATGGAAATGATTATCTAAAAAGCAGAAGAGGAACTTTCACTCAAAGAAATGGCGATACAACACCTTGGAACATTCAAACTGATTTGAAATTGATGGATGAAATTCAAGTAACAAAAGTAGGAACTTTCCAAATTTCATTTAGCGTGGCAAACGTTGGAAACTTAATCAATAAAGATTGGGGAAGAAGTTATTTCGTTCCAAACACGTACAATTCAACAGCAAATATTGGTTTAACAAAATCAGGAAACCTTGGCGGAGTTGCTACAGGAGACCCAACTTATACATTCAAAGCCCCAACTTCAACGCCTTACACTGTCGATCAGTTAGCGTCTAGATTTCAAGGACAGCTTGGAGTTAGATATTCATTCTAA
- a CDS encoding response regulator transcription factor gives MNKVLLVEDDPRVASFIIRGLEEQLYQVKNVNKGFDAINEVMENEYDIIILDIMLPDLTGFEVCEILRGRKIIVPILILSALDTPHEKVKGLQAGADDYLAKPFMFEELLARINAQLRRSEFSSGIIDFQSYAGIEINMKEQSATRDGKELNLSSRELKLLIFFMKNREKALSRIAIAEAVWNLDLDMNTNTVDVYINYLRNKIDKNFPTPLIHTIKGTGYMLKNKINES, from the coding sequence ATGAATAAAGTATTATTAGTTGAAGACGATCCGAGAGTCGCTTCTTTTATTATTAGAGGGCTCGAAGAACAGCTTTATCAGGTTAAAAATGTCAACAAAGGTTTTGACGCTATTAATGAAGTAATGGAAAATGAGTATGATATTATTATACTCGATATTATGCTTCCTGATTTAACTGGTTTTGAAGTGTGCGAAATCTTGCGAGGCAGAAAAATAATTGTTCCTATACTTATACTTAGCGCTTTAGATACGCCTCACGAAAAAGTAAAAGGCCTTCAGGCTGGAGCCGATGATTATTTGGCAAAACCATTTATGTTTGAAGAACTTTTAGCCAGAATAAATGCGCAGCTTCGTCGTTCTGAATTTAGCAGCGGAATTATAGATTTTCAATCTTACGCCGGAATTGAAATTAATATGAAAGAACAAAGCGCCACGAGAGACGGAAAAGAACTTAATCTTTCTTCGAGAGAATTAAAATTGCTGATTTTTTTCATGAAAAACCGCGAAAAAGCACTTTCGAGAATTGCAATTGCAGAAGCCGTTTGGAATCTTGATCTTGATATGAATACCAATACCGTTGATGTTTATATTAATTATCTACGAAATAAAATAGACAAGAACTTCCCTACTCCGCTTATTCATACCATAAAAGGAACTGGATATATGCTCAAAAACAAGATCAATGAATCTTAA
- a CDS encoding alpha/beta hydrolase: MSKSKNIVLIHGNFVNDNTWAEWKQHYEKKGYTVYTPANPGHKGNPAELRAKVHPDLAKTGFIDVVNNISKLIDSLPEKPLVIGHSMAGMAALKLVELGKAAAGVSIDGAPPKNVFPPFQTLKTVLPAFGFFSIKKFFMGSREWYDYAFFNTIPETQRKIAFEKYAVPESYKVSRELVLNSFSNINFKKPHQPILFVGGGNDHIFPPNLTQTIARKYRDNAGRVDLKIFDGKSHFICGEPGWEGVADYILSWYEAL, translated from the coding sequence ATGTCAAAATCAAAAAATATTGTGCTTATTCATGGAAACTTCGTAAACGACAATACTTGGGCAGAATGGAAACAGCATTATGAAAAAAAGGGCTACACGGTTTACACGCCTGCAAACCCCGGACACAAAGGAAATCCTGCCGAATTGAGAGCAAAAGTACATCCAGATTTGGCTAAAACAGGTTTTATAGATGTGGTAAATAATATTAGTAAATTAATAGATTCATTACCTGAAAAACCTTTAGTTATTGGACATTCTATGGCTGGCATGGCTGCTTTAAAGTTAGTCGAATTGGGAAAAGCAGCTGCTGGCGTAAGTATAGACGGTGCTCCGCCAAAAAACGTTTTCCCGCCGTTTCAAACTTTAAAAACAGTGTTGCCTGCTTTTGGTTTTTTCTCTATAAAAAAGTTTTTTATGGGAAGCCGCGAATGGTACGATTATGCTTTTTTTAATACTATTCCAGAAACGCAGAGAAAAATTGCTTTTGAAAAATATGCAGTCCCAGAAAGTTATAAAGTCAGTAGAGAATTGGTTTTAAATTCTTTTTCTAATATCAATTTCAAAAAACCACATCAGCCCATTCTTTTTGTCGGTGGCGGTAACGATCATATCTTTCCTCCTAACCTAACTCAAACAATTGCTCGAAAATATAGAGACAATGCTGGTCGTGTAGATCTAAAAATATTCGATGGCAAAAGTCATTTTATTTGTGGAGAACCAGGATGGGAAGGTGTTGCAGACTATATTTTAAGTTGGTACGAAGCCTTATAA
- a CDS encoding Na+/H+ antiporter, with protein MLENFPFYLAIILVILLLIMLADKIKVAYPVLLVLAGLAISFIPKVPVIQIEPDLIFFIFLPPLLYEAAWAVSWKELWRWRRIITSFAFIVVFLSALSVALVANYFIPGFSLALGFLLGGIVSPPDAVSAGAILKFVKVPKTMSSILEGESLLNDASSLIIFRFAMIAVATEQFIFYKAAISFSWMIFGGVGIGLLIGWIFMKAHKYLPTNANVDIVLTLLAPYIMYLIAEEVHSSGVLAVVSGGLLLSNNRHRFLSSKSRIQGVNVWESLSFILNGLVFMLIGLDLPQITSGLEGVSLSTAIGYGVLITFVLIVSRILSAYGAVIVTLIARNFITVADRRHPGYKTPFILGWTGMRGVVSLAAALSIPVYLDNGNGFPQRNLILFITFIVILLTLLIQGLTLPYFIRKIKLDNIYDPVSPEEASVILKRDLAAHALHYLKTTYNDQLESNASLQQLILKWEQHSKGIEDESIGNELKAIYLDLLNQQRQWLINRNKDDQHIDESIIRKQMYYLDLEEEKLIHF; from the coding sequence ATGCTCGAAAACTTTCCTTTCTATTTAGCTATTATTTTAGTCATTTTATTGCTGATTATGTTAGCTGATAAGATAAAAGTAGCTTATCCTGTATTATTGGTTTTGGCTGGATTGGCGATTAGTTTTATTCCGAAAGTTCCCGTAATACAAATCGAGCCCGATCTTATCTTTTTTATATTTCTTCCTCCATTATTGTACGAAGCTGCTTGGGCGGTTTCTTGGAAAGAATTATGGCGCTGGCGACGTATTATTACCAGTTTTGCTTTTATAGTTGTTTTTCTTTCGGCGCTTTCTGTTGCTTTAGTAGCCAATTATTTTATTCCAGGTTTTTCTCTTGCTTTGGGCTTTTTATTGGGCGGAATTGTCTCTCCTCCAGATGCTGTAAGTGCGGGCGCGATTTTAAAATTTGTTAAAGTTCCAAAAACTATGTCGTCTATTTTAGAAGGAGAAAGCTTGCTGAATGATGCATCTTCTTTAATCATTTTCAGATTTGCAATGATTGCTGTGGCGACCGAGCAATTTATATTTTATAAAGCGGCAATTAGTTTCAGCTGGATGATATTTGGAGGCGTTGGAATTGGTTTATTAATAGGATGGATTTTTATGAAGGCACATAAATATCTGCCAACAAATGCAAATGTCGATATCGTGTTAACGCTTCTTGCTCCATATATAATGTATCTTATAGCCGAAGAAGTTCATAGTTCTGGTGTTTTAGCAGTAGTAAGTGGCGGATTGCTTTTGTCTAATAATAGACATCGTTTTTTGAGCAGTAAATCGAGAATACAAGGCGTAAATGTCTGGGAAAGTCTTTCTTTCATTTTAAACGGATTGGTTTTTATGCTAATTGGTTTAGATCTTCCTCAAATTACTTCTGGACTTGAAGGCGTTAGTCTGTCTACAGCAATCGGATACGGCGTTTTAATTACATTTGTTTTAATAGTTAGCAGAATATTGTCTGCTTACGGTGCCGTAATTGTAACGCTAATTGCCCGTAATTTTATTACCGTTGCAGACCGAAGACATCCTGGTTATAAAACGCCATTTATTTTGGGTTGGACAGGAATGCGAGGCGTTGTGTCGCTGGCTGCAGCATTATCAATTCCTGTTTATTTGGATAACGGAAACGGTTTTCCGCAACGAAATCTTATTTTATTTATCACTTTTATTGTGATTCTTTTGACTTTACTAATTCAAGGATTGACACTTCCGTATTTCATTAGAAAAATCAAATTAGATAATATTTACGATCCCGTTTCTCCTGAAGAAGCTTCTGTAATTTTAAAAAGAGATTTGGCAGCTCATGCTTTACATTATTTAAAAACTACTTATAATGATCAGTTAGAAAGTAATGCTTCTTTACAACAATTAATTCTAAAATGGGAACAGCATAGCAAAGGAATCGAGGACGAATCAATTGGAAATGAACTAAAAGCAATTTATCTCGACTTGCTAAATCAGCAAAGACAGTGGCTTATTAATCGAAATAAAGATGATCAGCATATTGACGAATCTATCATTAGAAAACAGATGTATTATTTGGATCTTGAAGAAGAAAAACTGATTCATTTTTAG
- a CDS encoding sensor histidine kinase gives MNLKTKLSVNSTLLFAFIVGLVLAGSFLLFKKHRQELYYERLEDSALITAFFYFEKDEITKNDSSRYQTIEIEYKKITNQSIRIYNAKTKELYLRDDINIKLSDQELKTISKNRILHFTKEDRQFTGLFYKDNQGDFIIVVSGIDTVGDQQLDVLGLIFILSYLFVIPLNFFIGRYLAKQTFRPFEDVIAKVNTITTENLHSRLEMPTSGKDEVRELITTFNYLLERLESGITIQNNFLKNASHELKTPLTIIIGDIDVSLQQPRTNEQYEEVLKSLRKDTFHLKSILDGLLVLSGLQVGEPEQMESIRIDEILWNVLEKKAIEYPESKVSLNLEAIQNEELLSVQANKHMLFTALYNIVDNAIKFSFPAPVSIFALEKEEKLLIKIIDQGSGIAEKDKESIFDLFFRSDRTRHIKGQGLGLFITMEILKRHHITLNVDSELEKGTSFSLLFP, from the coding sequence ATGAATCTTAAAACCAAATTATCCGTCAATTCGACATTGCTTTTTGCTTTTATAGTTGGTCTTGTACTGGCTGGTTCTTTTTTGCTTTTTAAAAAACATAGACAGGAACTTTATTATGAAAGACTCGAAGACAGTGCTTTAATAACGGCTTTTTTTTATTTTGAAAAAGATGAAATCACAAAAAATGACAGTTCGCGCTACCAAACGATAGAAATTGAATATAAAAAAATCACCAACCAATCTATCAGAATTTACAATGCTAAAACGAAAGAATTGTATTTGCGTGACGATATAAATATCAAATTAAGCGATCAGGAATTAAAAACCATTTCTAAAAATAGAATTTTACATTTTACAAAAGAAGATAGACAGTTTACAGGTTTATTTTATAAAGATAATCAGGGCGATTTTATTATTGTCGTTTCTGGAATTGATACCGTTGGCGACCAACAATTAGATGTTCTGGGTTTAATTTTTATTCTTTCGTATTTATTTGTAATTCCGCTTAATTTCTTTATTGGAAGATATTTAGCAAAACAAACTTTTAGACCTTTTGAAGATGTTATTGCAAAAGTAAATACGATTACGACAGAAAATCTGCATTCTAGACTCGAAATGCCAACAAGCGGAAAAGATGAAGTTCGAGAACTTATTACGACTTTTAATTATCTTTTAGAAAGATTAGAAAGCGGCATTACTATTCAGAATAACTTTTTAAAAAATGCCTCACACGAACTAAAAACGCCGTTGACAATTATTATTGGAGATATTGATGTTTCGTTGCAACAACCCAGAACTAACGAGCAATACGAAGAAGTTTTAAAATCGCTTCGAAAAGATACTTTTCATTTAAAATCTATTTTAGACGGACTTTTAGTTTTATCTGGATTGCAAGTTGGCGAACCTGAACAAATGGAAAGCATAAGAATTGATGAAATTTTATGGAATGTTCTTGAAAAAAAGGCGATTGAATATCCAGAATCTAAAGTATCGCTTAATTTGGAAGCCATTCAAAATGAAGAATTGCTTTCTGTTCAAGCCAATAAACATATGCTTTTTACGGCGCTGTATAATATTGTAGACAATGCTATAAAATTTTCTTTTCCTGCGCCTGTAAGTATTTTTGCTTTAGAAAAAGAAGAAAAGCTTTTAATAAAAATTATCGATCAAGGTTCTGGAATTGCAGAAAAAGACAAAGAATCTATTTTTGATCTCTTTTTTAGAAGTGATCGCACGCGTCATATCAAAGGTCAAGGTTTAGGACTTTTTATAACTATGGAAATTTTAAAACGCCATCATATTACTTTAAACGTAGATTCTGAACTTGAAAAAGGAACTAGTTTTTCGCTTTTATTTCCTTAG